Proteins encoded by one window of Bacteroidota bacterium:
- a CDS encoding RDD family protein, giving the protein MTHNYQSASMPKRTIAYLIDSILIIAVVSAFLFVRMGKTDAEAFIDEGKPGLADKYPFVATAEAVIFDPQRMVYMESFLKNYTLDALIGLLLLPMLYFIFFEGIWGGTIGKLLLGIRVRRKDGGKINFGISFIRFLGKIVSTIPFFLGFILAFFDKKHQTLHDKIANTLVLNKGTGI; this is encoded by the coding sequence CCATGCCCAAAAGAACTATAGCTTACCTTATAGATTCCATTTTAATTATCGCAGTTGTTTCTGCATTTTTATTTGTTCGTATGGGAAAAACCGATGCGGAGGCTTTTATAGACGAAGGAAAGCCTGGATTAGCGGATAAGTATCCGTTTGTAGCAACTGCAGAAGCTGTTATTTTTGATCCGCAACGAATGGTGTATATGGAAAGCTTCTTAAAAAATTACACCTTGGATGCCTTGATAGGACTGCTTTTATTACCAATGCTCTATTTTATCTTTTTTGAAGGAATATGGGGAGGCACCATTGGAAAACTACTTTTAGGTATCAGAGTTCGCCGCAAGGACGGAGGAAAGATCAATTTTGGGATTTCCTTTATACGTTTTTTAGGCAAAATAGTTTCGACAATACCATTTTTTCTAGGCTTTATTTTGGCCTTTTTCGATAAAAAACATCAAACTCTGCACGACAAGATAGCCAATACCCTGGTTTTGAATAAAGGCACGGGGATTTAG